A genomic stretch from Solanum stenotomum isolate F172 chromosome 8, ASM1918654v1, whole genome shotgun sequence includes:
- the LOC125875255 gene encoding actin-depolymerizing factor 2-like — MANSASGMAVHDDCKLKFLELKTKRAFRFIVFKIEEKQIIVEKLGEPAESYEDFCTHLPADECRYAVYDFDFLTKESVPKSRIFFIAWCPDTSKVRSKMIYASSKDRFKRELDGIQIELQATDPTEMGLDVFKSRAN; from the exons ATG GCTAACTCTGCATCAGGCATGGCTGTGCATGACGATTGCAAACTGAAATTTTTGGAGTTGAAAACTAAAAGGGCTTTCCGCTTCATAGTATTCAAGATCGAGGAAAAGCAAATCATTGTGGAAAAGCTTGGTGAGCCAGCTGAAAGTTATGAGGACTTCTGTACACACCTGCCTGCAGATGAGTGTCGTTATGCAGTGTATGATTTTGACTTTCTGACAAAGGAGAGTGTCCCAAAGAGCAGGATTTTCTTTATTGCATG GTGTCCCGATACCTCTAAGGTTAGAAGCAAAATGATCTATGCTAGTTCCAAGGATAGATTTAAGAGGGAGCTGGACGGAATTCAGATTGAGCTGCAAGCAACTGATCCTACTGAGATGGGTCTGGATGTTTTCAAAAGCCGCGCCAACTAA